The following proteins come from a genomic window of Gossypium raimondii isolate GPD5lz chromosome 5, ASM2569854v1, whole genome shotgun sequence:
- the LOC105768558 gene encoding pre-mRNA-processing factor 39-2 isoform X2: MEVHISGTETETEWHPKKGNYLGFDEQKLKEIIAEGELDFDGWTKLISEVENFFHDEIENICLVYDSFLSEFPLCYGYWRRYADHMMRLCTTDKAVDVFERAVQSATYSIDVWVDYCGFSVSVFEDDNDIRRLFKRAMSYVGKDYLCHTLWDKYVEFEFSREQWSSLANVYIQTLRFPSKKLHHYYESFQKLVATWKEEMQCPNHMDLLSDPRVENEVSSCHTDAEISCIIKELLDASTGMDGTEALAKYLSIGKQFYREASELDEKIHHFEAGIRRRYFHVKELDISQLDNWHEYLNFVEMHGDFDWAVKLYERCLIPCANYPEFWMRYVDFMESKGGREIANFALARAAEVFLKRMPVIHLFTARFKEKIRDVSGAHIALLHYEKESDLSFVETVSIKANMEKRLGNFVAASNTYKEAMEIAAVKQKFDILPILYINFSRLQYMITSNSDAARDILIDGIKCLPHCKLLLEELIKFGMMHGGPRDIHVLDAIINDVVSLRPSQGMDAKEAEEISSLYLQFVDLCGTIDDIRKAWNRHIKCFPESARGSTYKFSVINGIKSLPLKITACRRQGSPDPLPSHPSGDRSLDIPVQSPSRDNILKPLENDDAQPNHAALDCVPDTISPFLEDHEIPLYQATVNKLQSGEVDESLQGGRQHSSEEVSNKLQSGEDINTTTNMSSHNLIQDEMRNGVEALETSEENSKENKFRQELEHKPEHDVNELPLERLSLGQLDRESLDSISFANQEGETFVETSLPNESMVEKEPPQETSKLNGIMPEVAQSNDGYNLESSPRSAQASDSAGIQTEMSSPSSLASQQNIKKTEPLVRRTPPDDVGSWHQRSNADRVHRENKFGHRRHSHKRQHQRQQMSPKRQHSRSETGTQVPMSQGYPSQSMYLQSPQVQQGGQSQSQYSTSAAHPNLAAVHNWSMQDVHQQNFAPSQTPPAPVPGYPQTQISQNPMQSNEQLGQMQTNQAYNHMWQYYYYQQQQQQFLLQQQQQPLPQQQLVQQQYQQHPQLLQVQQQYLQQQQLPYQQPQLLQQQQFIQQQQYLQQQQQLQPQGSYQQQFPPPNPHPYRQQQQEQEKRQQEGQITASQVQTQSELSKEESMMEPRRQTTLQVQDPLPCRNDASETVLSTISPNSQQG, from the exons ATGGAGGTACACATTTCAGGAACAGAAACAGAAACAGAGTGGCATCCTAAGAAAGGAAATTATTTAG GTTTTGATGAGCAGAAACTCAAAGAAATTATTGCTGAAGGTGAATTAGATTTTGATGGGTGGACTAAGCTTATATCGGAGGTCGAGAATTTCTTTCAt GATGAAATAGAGAATATATGTTTAGTCTATGACTCCTTCTTGTCCGAGTTTCCTTTGTGCTATGGTTACTGGAGGAGGTATGCTGATCACATGATGCGCTTATGCACCACTGACAAAGCTGTTGATGTCTTTGAACGAGCTGTGCAATCGGCAACATACTCTATTGATGTTTGGGTTGACTATTGCGGCTTTTCTGTTTCAGTTTTTGAAGATGATAATGATATTCGACG GCTATTTAAAAGAGCCATGTCCTATGTTGGAAAGGATTACTTATGTCATACCTTGTGGGATAAGTATGTTGAGTTTGAGTTTTCTCGGGAGCAATGGAGTTCCTTAGCTAATGTTTATATCCAAACCCTAAGATTTCCATCCAAAAAGCTACATCATTATTATGAAAG TTTCCAGAAGTTGGTTGCCACTTGGAAAGAGGAGATGCAATGTCCGAATCATATGGATTTACTGTCAGATCCCAGAGTAGAAAACGAAGTCTCTTCATGTCATACTGATGCAGAAATTTCTTGTATCATCAAAGAGTTGCTGGATGCTTCTACTGGCATGGATGGAACTGAAGCACTGGCAAAATACTTGTCCATTGGGAAGCAATTTTACCGGGAGGCTTCTGAGTTGGATGAAAAAATACATCACTTTGAGGCTGGCATTCGAAGGCGTTATTTTCATGTGAAGGAACTTGACATCAGTCAATTGGATAACTGGCATGAATATTTAAACTTCGTAGAGATGCATGGTGACTTTGATTGG GCTGTTAAACTTTATGAGAGATGCCTAATTCCATGTGCTAATTATCCTGAGTTTTGGATGCGTTATGTGGATTTCATGGAAAGTAAGGGTGGAAGAGAGATAGCAAACTTTGCACTTGCCAGAGCAGCAGAAGTTTTTCTAAAG AGAATGCCAGTGATACACCTTTTCACTGCTAGGTTTAAGGAGAAAATAAGGGATGTTTCAGGTGCACACATAGCACTTCTTCATTATGAGAAAGAATCAGATCTTAGTTTTGTTGAAACTGTTTCAATAAAAGCTAACATGGAAAAGCGTTTG GGTAACTTTGTAGCAGCTTCTAATACATACAAAGAAGCAATGGAAATTGCTGCTGTGAAGCAAAAGTTTGACATTCTTCCCATAttgtatattaatttttcacGGCTTCAATACATG ATTACCAGTAACAGTGATGCTGCCAGAGACATCTTAATAGATGGTATCAAATGTCTGCCTCATTGCAAATTGCTTTTGGAG GAACTGATAAAATTTGGAATGATGCATGGAGGGCCTAGGGACATACATGTTTTAGATGCTATAATAAACGATGTGGTATCTCTACGGCCATCTCAAGGTATGGATGCAAAAGAAGCAGAGGAGATATCAAGCTTATATTTAcag TTTGTTGATCTTTGTGGAACCATAGATGATATAAGAAAAGCATGGAATCGCCACATAAAATGTTTTCCTGAGTCTGCAAGGGGGAGCACATATAAGTTTTCTGTTATCAATGGTATAAAATCTTTACCCTTGAAGATAACTGCTTGTAGAAGACAAGGGAGTCCTGATCCTTTGCCTTCACATCCATCTGGGGATAGAAGCTTAGACATCCCAGTGCAGTCACCATCACGAGACAATATATTGAAACCTTTGGAAAATGATGATGCCCAGCCTAACCATGCTGCTTTGGACTGTGTACCAGACACGATATCACCATTTCTGGAAGATCATGAAATTCCCCTTTACCAGGCTACAGTCAACAAGCTTCAATCAGGAGAAGTTGATGAAAGTTTGCAGGGGGGGAGGCAGCACAGCTCTGAGGAGGTTTCAAACAAGCTTCAATCAGGAGAGGATATAAACACTACTACCAATATGTCATCTCATAATTTAATACAGGATGAAATGAGAAATGGAGTTGAAGCATTAGAAActtcagaagaaaattctaagGAAAATAAATTCAGGCAAGAGCTTGAACATAAGCCTGAACATGATGTAAATGAACTTCCATTGGAGAGACTTTCATTGGGTCAACTAGATCGTGAGTCTTTGGATTCAATCAGTTTTGCAAATCAGGAGGGTGAAACTTTTGTAGAAACCAGCTTACCAAATGAAAGCATGGTGGAAAAAGAACCTCCTCAGGAAACCAGCAAGCTCAATGGAATTATGCCGGAGGTTGCTCAAAGTAATGATGGATATAACCTGGAATCTAGTCCAAGGAGTGCTCAAGCATCTGATTCTGCTGGAATTCAAACTGAAATGAGCAGTCCTTCCTCTCTGGCAAGTCAGCAGAACATCAAGAAAACAGAGCCACTTGTGCGGAGGACTCCTCCAGATGATGTTGGAAGTTGGCATCAAAGGAGTAATGCTGATAGAGTTCACCGAGAAAATAAATTTGGCCATCGAAGGCACTCTCATAAAAGACAGCATCAAAGGCAACAAATGTCTCCAAAAAGGCAGCATTCGCGAAGTGAAACTGGCACACAAGTGCCTATGAGTCAAGGTTACCCCAGTCAGTCCATGTATTTGCAGAGCCCACAAGTTCAACAAGGTGGCCAATCACAGAGTCAATACTCCACATCTGCTGCTCATCCTAATTTAGCTGCTGTTCATAACTGGTCTATGCAGGATGTGCACCAACAGAATTTTGCCCCTTCTCAGACTCCACCTGCTCCTGTACCTGGTTATCCTCAAACGCAGATCTCTCAAAATCCCATGCAAAGCAATGAGCAGCTTGGGCAAATGCAGACTAATCAAGCATATAATCACATGTGGCAATATTATTACTACCAACAGCAACAGCAGCAGTTTCTTTTGCAGCAGCAGCAACAGCCTCTGCCTCAGCAGCAGCTTGTACAGCAACAGTATCAGCAACACCCACAGCTGCTACAAGTGCAACAGCAATATCTTCAACAGCAACAATTACCCTATCAGCAGCCACAGCTGCTGCAGCAacaacaatttattcaacaGCAACAGTATCTGCAGCAGCAGCAACAACTACAACCGCAAGGCTCATATCAGCAGCAGTTTCCACCACCAAATCCCCATCCTTACCGGCAGCAGCAGcaagaacaagaaaaaagacAGCAAGAAGGACAGATTACAGCATCTCAGGTTCAGACACAGAGTGAATTGAGCAAAGAG GAATCCATGATGGAACCAAGGCGACAGACAACATTGCAG GTCCAAGATCCATTGCCTTGCAGGAATGATGCATCTGAAACTGTATTATCTACAATATCTCCCAATTCCCAGCAGGGATAA
- the LOC105768558 gene encoding pre-mRNA-processing factor 39-2 isoform X3 gives MEVHISGTETETEWHPKKGNYLEGFDEQKLKEIIAEGELDFDGWTKLISEVENFFHDEIENICLVYDSFLSEFPLCYGYWRRYADHMMRLCTTDKAVDVFERAVQSATYSIDVWVDYCGFSVSVFEDDNDIRRFQKLVATWKEEMQCPNHMDLLSDPRVENEVSSCHTDAEISCIIKELLDASTGMDGTEALAKYLSIGKQFYREASELDEKIHHFEAGIRRRYFHVKELDISQLDNWHEYLNFVEMHGDFDWAVKLYERCLIPCANYPEFWMRYVDFMESKGGREIANFALARAAEVFLKRMPVIHLFTARFKEKIRDVSGAHIALLHYEKESDLSFVETVSIKANMEKRLGNFVAASNTYKEAMEIAAVKQKFDILPILYINFSRLQYMITSNSDAARDILIDGIKCLPHCKLLLEELIKFGMMHGGPRDIHVLDAIINDVVSLRPSQGMDAKEAEEISSLYLQFVDLCGTIDDIRKAWNRHIKCFPESARGSTYKFSVINGIKSLPLKITACRRQGSPDPLPSHPSGDRSLDIPVQSPSRDNILKPLENDDAQPNHAALDCVPDTISPFLEDHEIPLYQATVNKLQSGEVDESLQGGRQHSSEEVSNKLQSGEDINTTTNMSSHNLIQDEMRNGVEALETSEENSKENKFRQELEHKPEHDVNELPLERLSLGQLDRESLDSISFANQEGETFVETSLPNESMVEKEPPQETSKLNGIMPEVAQSNDGYNLESSPRSAQASDSAGIQTEMSSPSSLASQQNIKKTEPLVRRTPPDDVGSWHQRSNADRVHRENKFGHRRHSHKRQHQRQQMSPKRQHSRSETGTQVPMSQGYPSQSMYLQSPQVQQGGQSQSQYSTSAAHPNLAAVHNWSMQDVHQQNFAPSQTPPAPVPGYPQTQISQNPMQSNEQLGQMQTNQAYNHMWQYYYYQQQQQQFLLQQQQQPLPQQQLVQQQYQQHPQLLQVQQQYLQQQQLPYQQPQLLQQQQFIQQQQYLQQQQQLQPQGSYQQQFPPPNPHPYRQQQQEQEKRQQEGQITASQVQTQSELSKEESMMEPRRQTTLQVQDPLPCRNDASETVLSTISPNSQQG, from the exons ATGGAGGTACACATTTCAGGAACAGAAACAGAAACAGAGTGGCATCCTAAGAAAGGAAATTATTTAG aAGGTTTTGATGAGCAGAAACTCAAAGAAATTATTGCTGAAGGTGAATTAGATTTTGATGGGTGGACTAAGCTTATATCGGAGGTCGAGAATTTCTTTCAt GATGAAATAGAGAATATATGTTTAGTCTATGACTCCTTCTTGTCCGAGTTTCCTTTGTGCTATGGTTACTGGAGGAGGTATGCTGATCACATGATGCGCTTATGCACCACTGACAAAGCTGTTGATGTCTTTGAACGAGCTGTGCAATCGGCAACATACTCTATTGATGTTTGGGTTGACTATTGCGGCTTTTCTGTTTCAGTTTTTGAAGATGATAATGATATTCGACG TTTCCAGAAGTTGGTTGCCACTTGGAAAGAGGAGATGCAATGTCCGAATCATATGGATTTACTGTCAGATCCCAGAGTAGAAAACGAAGTCTCTTCATGTCATACTGATGCAGAAATTTCTTGTATCATCAAAGAGTTGCTGGATGCTTCTACTGGCATGGATGGAACTGAAGCACTGGCAAAATACTTGTCCATTGGGAAGCAATTTTACCGGGAGGCTTCTGAGTTGGATGAAAAAATACATCACTTTGAGGCTGGCATTCGAAGGCGTTATTTTCATGTGAAGGAACTTGACATCAGTCAATTGGATAACTGGCATGAATATTTAAACTTCGTAGAGATGCATGGTGACTTTGATTGG GCTGTTAAACTTTATGAGAGATGCCTAATTCCATGTGCTAATTATCCTGAGTTTTGGATGCGTTATGTGGATTTCATGGAAAGTAAGGGTGGAAGAGAGATAGCAAACTTTGCACTTGCCAGAGCAGCAGAAGTTTTTCTAAAG AGAATGCCAGTGATACACCTTTTCACTGCTAGGTTTAAGGAGAAAATAAGGGATGTTTCAGGTGCACACATAGCACTTCTTCATTATGAGAAAGAATCAGATCTTAGTTTTGTTGAAACTGTTTCAATAAAAGCTAACATGGAAAAGCGTTTG GGTAACTTTGTAGCAGCTTCTAATACATACAAAGAAGCAATGGAAATTGCTGCTGTGAAGCAAAAGTTTGACATTCTTCCCATAttgtatattaatttttcacGGCTTCAATACATG ATTACCAGTAACAGTGATGCTGCCAGAGACATCTTAATAGATGGTATCAAATGTCTGCCTCATTGCAAATTGCTTTTGGAG GAACTGATAAAATTTGGAATGATGCATGGAGGGCCTAGGGACATACATGTTTTAGATGCTATAATAAACGATGTGGTATCTCTACGGCCATCTCAAGGTATGGATGCAAAAGAAGCAGAGGAGATATCAAGCTTATATTTAcag TTTGTTGATCTTTGTGGAACCATAGATGATATAAGAAAAGCATGGAATCGCCACATAAAATGTTTTCCTGAGTCTGCAAGGGGGAGCACATATAAGTTTTCTGTTATCAATGGTATAAAATCTTTACCCTTGAAGATAACTGCTTGTAGAAGACAAGGGAGTCCTGATCCTTTGCCTTCACATCCATCTGGGGATAGAAGCTTAGACATCCCAGTGCAGTCACCATCACGAGACAATATATTGAAACCTTTGGAAAATGATGATGCCCAGCCTAACCATGCTGCTTTGGACTGTGTACCAGACACGATATCACCATTTCTGGAAGATCATGAAATTCCCCTTTACCAGGCTACAGTCAACAAGCTTCAATCAGGAGAAGTTGATGAAAGTTTGCAGGGGGGGAGGCAGCACAGCTCTGAGGAGGTTTCAAACAAGCTTCAATCAGGAGAGGATATAAACACTACTACCAATATGTCATCTCATAATTTAATACAGGATGAAATGAGAAATGGAGTTGAAGCATTAGAAActtcagaagaaaattctaagGAAAATAAATTCAGGCAAGAGCTTGAACATAAGCCTGAACATGATGTAAATGAACTTCCATTGGAGAGACTTTCATTGGGTCAACTAGATCGTGAGTCTTTGGATTCAATCAGTTTTGCAAATCAGGAGGGTGAAACTTTTGTAGAAACCAGCTTACCAAATGAAAGCATGGTGGAAAAAGAACCTCCTCAGGAAACCAGCAAGCTCAATGGAATTATGCCGGAGGTTGCTCAAAGTAATGATGGATATAACCTGGAATCTAGTCCAAGGAGTGCTCAAGCATCTGATTCTGCTGGAATTCAAACTGAAATGAGCAGTCCTTCCTCTCTGGCAAGTCAGCAGAACATCAAGAAAACAGAGCCACTTGTGCGGAGGACTCCTCCAGATGATGTTGGAAGTTGGCATCAAAGGAGTAATGCTGATAGAGTTCACCGAGAAAATAAATTTGGCCATCGAAGGCACTCTCATAAAAGACAGCATCAAAGGCAACAAATGTCTCCAAAAAGGCAGCATTCGCGAAGTGAAACTGGCACACAAGTGCCTATGAGTCAAGGTTACCCCAGTCAGTCCATGTATTTGCAGAGCCCACAAGTTCAACAAGGTGGCCAATCACAGAGTCAATACTCCACATCTGCTGCTCATCCTAATTTAGCTGCTGTTCATAACTGGTCTATGCAGGATGTGCACCAACAGAATTTTGCCCCTTCTCAGACTCCACCTGCTCCTGTACCTGGTTATCCTCAAACGCAGATCTCTCAAAATCCCATGCAAAGCAATGAGCAGCTTGGGCAAATGCAGACTAATCAAGCATATAATCACATGTGGCAATATTATTACTACCAACAGCAACAGCAGCAGTTTCTTTTGCAGCAGCAGCAACAGCCTCTGCCTCAGCAGCAGCTTGTACAGCAACAGTATCAGCAACACCCACAGCTGCTACAAGTGCAACAGCAATATCTTCAACAGCAACAATTACCCTATCAGCAGCCACAGCTGCTGCAGCAacaacaatttattcaacaGCAACAGTATCTGCAGCAGCAGCAACAACTACAACCGCAAGGCTCATATCAGCAGCAGTTTCCACCACCAAATCCCCATCCTTACCGGCAGCAGCAGcaagaacaagaaaaaagacAGCAAGAAGGACAGATTACAGCATCTCAGGTTCAGACACAGAGTGAATTGAGCAAAGAG GAATCCATGATGGAACCAAGGCGACAGACAACATTGCAG GTCCAAGATCCATTGCCTTGCAGGAATGATGCATCTGAAACTGTATTATCTACAATATCTCCCAATTCCCAGCAGGGATAA
- the LOC105768558 gene encoding pre-mRNA-processing factor 39-2 isoform X1: MEVHISGTETETEWHPKKGNYLEGFDEQKLKEIIAEGELDFDGWTKLISEVENFFHDEIENICLVYDSFLSEFPLCYGYWRRYADHMMRLCTTDKAVDVFERAVQSATYSIDVWVDYCGFSVSVFEDDNDIRRLFKRAMSYVGKDYLCHTLWDKYVEFEFSREQWSSLANVYIQTLRFPSKKLHHYYESFQKLVATWKEEMQCPNHMDLLSDPRVENEVSSCHTDAEISCIIKELLDASTGMDGTEALAKYLSIGKQFYREASELDEKIHHFEAGIRRRYFHVKELDISQLDNWHEYLNFVEMHGDFDWAVKLYERCLIPCANYPEFWMRYVDFMESKGGREIANFALARAAEVFLKRMPVIHLFTARFKEKIRDVSGAHIALLHYEKESDLSFVETVSIKANMEKRLGNFVAASNTYKEAMEIAAVKQKFDILPILYINFSRLQYMITSNSDAARDILIDGIKCLPHCKLLLEELIKFGMMHGGPRDIHVLDAIINDVVSLRPSQGMDAKEAEEISSLYLQFVDLCGTIDDIRKAWNRHIKCFPESARGSTYKFSVINGIKSLPLKITACRRQGSPDPLPSHPSGDRSLDIPVQSPSRDNILKPLENDDAQPNHAALDCVPDTISPFLEDHEIPLYQATVNKLQSGEVDESLQGGRQHSSEEVSNKLQSGEDINTTTNMSSHNLIQDEMRNGVEALETSEENSKENKFRQELEHKPEHDVNELPLERLSLGQLDRESLDSISFANQEGETFVETSLPNESMVEKEPPQETSKLNGIMPEVAQSNDGYNLESSPRSAQASDSAGIQTEMSSPSSLASQQNIKKTEPLVRRTPPDDVGSWHQRSNADRVHRENKFGHRRHSHKRQHQRQQMSPKRQHSRSETGTQVPMSQGYPSQSMYLQSPQVQQGGQSQSQYSTSAAHPNLAAVHNWSMQDVHQQNFAPSQTPPAPVPGYPQTQISQNPMQSNEQLGQMQTNQAYNHMWQYYYYQQQQQQFLLQQQQQPLPQQQLVQQQYQQHPQLLQVQQQYLQQQQLPYQQPQLLQQQQFIQQQQYLQQQQQLQPQGSYQQQFPPPNPHPYRQQQQEQEKRQQEGQITASQVQTQSELSKEESMMEPRRQTTLQVQDPLPCRNDASETVLSTISPNSQQG, from the exons ATGGAGGTACACATTTCAGGAACAGAAACAGAAACAGAGTGGCATCCTAAGAAAGGAAATTATTTAG aAGGTTTTGATGAGCAGAAACTCAAAGAAATTATTGCTGAAGGTGAATTAGATTTTGATGGGTGGACTAAGCTTATATCGGAGGTCGAGAATTTCTTTCAt GATGAAATAGAGAATATATGTTTAGTCTATGACTCCTTCTTGTCCGAGTTTCCTTTGTGCTATGGTTACTGGAGGAGGTATGCTGATCACATGATGCGCTTATGCACCACTGACAAAGCTGTTGATGTCTTTGAACGAGCTGTGCAATCGGCAACATACTCTATTGATGTTTGGGTTGACTATTGCGGCTTTTCTGTTTCAGTTTTTGAAGATGATAATGATATTCGACG GCTATTTAAAAGAGCCATGTCCTATGTTGGAAAGGATTACTTATGTCATACCTTGTGGGATAAGTATGTTGAGTTTGAGTTTTCTCGGGAGCAATGGAGTTCCTTAGCTAATGTTTATATCCAAACCCTAAGATTTCCATCCAAAAAGCTACATCATTATTATGAAAG TTTCCAGAAGTTGGTTGCCACTTGGAAAGAGGAGATGCAATGTCCGAATCATATGGATTTACTGTCAGATCCCAGAGTAGAAAACGAAGTCTCTTCATGTCATACTGATGCAGAAATTTCTTGTATCATCAAAGAGTTGCTGGATGCTTCTACTGGCATGGATGGAACTGAAGCACTGGCAAAATACTTGTCCATTGGGAAGCAATTTTACCGGGAGGCTTCTGAGTTGGATGAAAAAATACATCACTTTGAGGCTGGCATTCGAAGGCGTTATTTTCATGTGAAGGAACTTGACATCAGTCAATTGGATAACTGGCATGAATATTTAAACTTCGTAGAGATGCATGGTGACTTTGATTGG GCTGTTAAACTTTATGAGAGATGCCTAATTCCATGTGCTAATTATCCTGAGTTTTGGATGCGTTATGTGGATTTCATGGAAAGTAAGGGTGGAAGAGAGATAGCAAACTTTGCACTTGCCAGAGCAGCAGAAGTTTTTCTAAAG AGAATGCCAGTGATACACCTTTTCACTGCTAGGTTTAAGGAGAAAATAAGGGATGTTTCAGGTGCACACATAGCACTTCTTCATTATGAGAAAGAATCAGATCTTAGTTTTGTTGAAACTGTTTCAATAAAAGCTAACATGGAAAAGCGTTTG GGTAACTTTGTAGCAGCTTCTAATACATACAAAGAAGCAATGGAAATTGCTGCTGTGAAGCAAAAGTTTGACATTCTTCCCATAttgtatattaatttttcacGGCTTCAATACATG ATTACCAGTAACAGTGATGCTGCCAGAGACATCTTAATAGATGGTATCAAATGTCTGCCTCATTGCAAATTGCTTTTGGAG GAACTGATAAAATTTGGAATGATGCATGGAGGGCCTAGGGACATACATGTTTTAGATGCTATAATAAACGATGTGGTATCTCTACGGCCATCTCAAGGTATGGATGCAAAAGAAGCAGAGGAGATATCAAGCTTATATTTAcag TTTGTTGATCTTTGTGGAACCATAGATGATATAAGAAAAGCATGGAATCGCCACATAAAATGTTTTCCTGAGTCTGCAAGGGGGAGCACATATAAGTTTTCTGTTATCAATGGTATAAAATCTTTACCCTTGAAGATAACTGCTTGTAGAAGACAAGGGAGTCCTGATCCTTTGCCTTCACATCCATCTGGGGATAGAAGCTTAGACATCCCAGTGCAGTCACCATCACGAGACAATATATTGAAACCTTTGGAAAATGATGATGCCCAGCCTAACCATGCTGCTTTGGACTGTGTACCAGACACGATATCACCATTTCTGGAAGATCATGAAATTCCCCTTTACCAGGCTACAGTCAACAAGCTTCAATCAGGAGAAGTTGATGAAAGTTTGCAGGGGGGGAGGCAGCACAGCTCTGAGGAGGTTTCAAACAAGCTTCAATCAGGAGAGGATATAAACACTACTACCAATATGTCATCTCATAATTTAATACAGGATGAAATGAGAAATGGAGTTGAAGCATTAGAAActtcagaagaaaattctaagGAAAATAAATTCAGGCAAGAGCTTGAACATAAGCCTGAACATGATGTAAATGAACTTCCATTGGAGAGACTTTCATTGGGTCAACTAGATCGTGAGTCTTTGGATTCAATCAGTTTTGCAAATCAGGAGGGTGAAACTTTTGTAGAAACCAGCTTACCAAATGAAAGCATGGTGGAAAAAGAACCTCCTCAGGAAACCAGCAAGCTCAATGGAATTATGCCGGAGGTTGCTCAAAGTAATGATGGATATAACCTGGAATCTAGTCCAAGGAGTGCTCAAGCATCTGATTCTGCTGGAATTCAAACTGAAATGAGCAGTCCTTCCTCTCTGGCAAGTCAGCAGAACATCAAGAAAACAGAGCCACTTGTGCGGAGGACTCCTCCAGATGATGTTGGAAGTTGGCATCAAAGGAGTAATGCTGATAGAGTTCACCGAGAAAATAAATTTGGCCATCGAAGGCACTCTCATAAAAGACAGCATCAAAGGCAACAAATGTCTCCAAAAAGGCAGCATTCGCGAAGTGAAACTGGCACACAAGTGCCTATGAGTCAAGGTTACCCCAGTCAGTCCATGTATTTGCAGAGCCCACAAGTTCAACAAGGTGGCCAATCACAGAGTCAATACTCCACATCTGCTGCTCATCCTAATTTAGCTGCTGTTCATAACTGGTCTATGCAGGATGTGCACCAACAGAATTTTGCCCCTTCTCAGACTCCACCTGCTCCTGTACCTGGTTATCCTCAAACGCAGATCTCTCAAAATCCCATGCAAAGCAATGAGCAGCTTGGGCAAATGCAGACTAATCAAGCATATAATCACATGTGGCAATATTATTACTACCAACAGCAACAGCAGCAGTTTCTTTTGCAGCAGCAGCAACAGCCTCTGCCTCAGCAGCAGCTTGTACAGCAACAGTATCAGCAACACCCACAGCTGCTACAAGTGCAACAGCAATATCTTCAACAGCAACAATTACCCTATCAGCAGCCACAGCTGCTGCAGCAacaacaatttattcaacaGCAACAGTATCTGCAGCAGCAGCAACAACTACAACCGCAAGGCTCATATCAGCAGCAGTTTCCACCACCAAATCCCCATCCTTACCGGCAGCAGCAGcaagaacaagaaaaaagacAGCAAGAAGGACAGATTACAGCATCTCAGGTTCAGACACAGAGTGAATTGAGCAAAGAG GAATCCATGATGGAACCAAGGCGACAGACAACATTGCAG GTCCAAGATCCATTGCCTTGCAGGAATGATGCATCTGAAACTGTATTATCTACAATATCTCCCAATTCCCAGCAGGGATAA